The following is a genomic window from Plectropomus leopardus isolate mb chromosome 3, YSFRI_Pleo_2.0, whole genome shotgun sequence.
TCAAAACTGCTCCTGCTGAAGACTGAAGAACAACAGAGTGCGTTTGTTTGCTTGACAGAACAGCTTTGGTCTTTATTACATGAGAGCAAATACATGGTTTAGCCAGCAAacagtgaaatatttgcatatatattggaaacagagcaaaaacatgGCAGACTTCATGTGAGGTAccttcatttgtttgtgtggtaCATTTAGCATTCAGCAGTCTGTGTGTCATCTTAAGACCATTTAGGCAAACGCAGCCATACAGGAGTAAGTGTTCTGGTAAAATGGCAGACACAGCAGCATCACTCTCATTGCTGTGCAGTACAGATTACCCATAAACCCTCTGGAGTTGTTGTACACTGAAGGGTCTGTTGCTGCCTGCCATAGTAAGCGCACATCCATGGCGTGACCGTGCGATGTCATCATGTGGTAATAGATGCATGGGTGGTATGGAGCTTTGCCCTCCCCTGAAAAATACACATGCTCCTGGGGAGAGACGCCCATGGCCTTGGCACAGATTCCCATAAAGACATCATCGATATACATGGAGGAGTTCAGCATCAGAGTAGCATGGTAGATCTTGGCGGCCACATCCCCTGAAACTACGTACCCCGCCCCAGCAGTGTAATCTGGGTAGGAAGGCCAGGGGTACAAATCATAGGGAACATGGTATTTGCTGTCTTTACGGCGAACTGGAGGGGCTCCTCTATGCACATGCCCCACCCACAGGTCTTTAGCCCCAGATTGTTTACTCAGGAGCTGCTGTAGGTACTTCACCAAATTGGGCATGTGGACGAAGATGTCGTCATCAGCAGACATGAAGAAGTGTGCCTGAGGGCAGTACTCATGGCCCCAGTGGAACTGCAGTATCAGTTTGGCAGTCAGGTTGTGGAAAGTATCTAAAAAGTTCTTCTGGATCAGGTCTCCATAGACCTTGTCCTCGTGCAGCAGTGCGCTCTGCACCCTGGATCTCTTCTGGACATCCGGGTGCACGCCAAGGGCAAACACCATCCTCACATTTGCCCGCAGCTCTGACCAAACAAAGCTCTCATTCCCCCATGTGTCCCTGAT
Proteins encoded in this region:
- the b3gnt5a gene encoding lactosylceramide 1,3-N-acetyl-beta-D-glucosaminyltransferase A, with protein sequence MFMNFRRIRKCQCMQLLTTGLVLCIVMVCWEELDHHVVSHMRSYTYRYLVNRYDFLNSSFAITSNPHHKKDASNGADGGLRNYPYLINHPDKCGGEGKSRDDVLLLLFVKSSPENFERRQAIRDTWGNESFVWSELRANVRMVFALGVHPDVQKRSRVQSALLHEDKVYGDLIQKNFLDTFHNLTAKLILQFHWGHEYCPQAHFFMSADDDIFVHMPNLVKYLQQLLSKQSGAKDLWVGHVHRGAPPVRRKDSKYHVPYDLYPWPSYPDYTAGAGYVVSGDVAAKIYHATLMLNSSMYIDDVFMGICAKAMGVSPQEHVYFSGEGKAPYHPCIYYHMMTSHGHAMDVRLLWQAATDPSVYNNSRGFMGNLYCTAMRVMLLCLPFYQNTYSCMAAFA